Genomic segment of Malania oleifera isolate guangnan ecotype guangnan chromosome 7, ASM2987363v1, whole genome shotgun sequence:
CCTTTATCGGGTTCTTCTTTTATACGAAATATCCAAGATTCACCTTTTATACAGTATCTAAATGGTGGGAACAACTAGTTTCATGTCGTTATGCCTAGTGACAATTGTTCTATTTTGTATGTATATAGGAGTTTTCATGATACTAGGAGTAATTAATTCAAAACCTAAAAGTTTTTGTTTTGCATGCCTCTTTCACTTTCTCTCTTTGCCCCTTGTTGTTTTTGTGCGTACATATACGTAAATATATTCATCTTCGCGTGTGTGCACGCATTCTTGCGCGCGTACTATTGGCTTGCATATGGACATGCACATATTGAAGGAATGTGTGCATGCACATGAGGTTAGGGCTGTGGTGGGGCAGATAATAATTAAGTTTTTTGAACTCGAAACCAATTAGTGTTatatttgaaaagaaaagaaaaaagaaaaaacaaagtaGCTTTCCTTACATTGGTAAGTTTACATCATTTCTTATCGTACTTCTTACATCTTTTTTCTATAAAGTTtctatcacataatttttctttGAGGAGATAACGTCAAGAAAAATTGTTGCAATAAGGTTCTTAGCTGATGTTTGATATTAGTCATTTGTTTGTAACttagttattttaattattttgtaaTTAAGTCATTTATATAATGAAATGTTAATAGTGTTGCAATTGTTTGGGCAGAAAACTTGTGAAACATATGATTTGATGGAAGAACAACACCGTAGCAATGAAAATGACATCTTCTTTTTGTTGCCTTTGTCTGAGCGGCACAAAGATTGGTTCTCTCAGAAAAGGAAACGCACCAGCGGAAGATATGATACGGTAGATTGAACTATTTATGGCAATGATtccatcctttttcttctttctttccccTTCCATAAACTAGTTCATATTTAGTCGGTGAATTAATTTTAGTTATAACcttgattgtgtgtgtgtgtgtgtgtgtgtgtgtgtgtgtgtttatgcaGTACTATTGCAATCTGTGGTCGAACTCTGTCTTTCGATCGAGAGTTGAGGTGGTCAAATACATATTTTTTGATACTTCACCAGAGAAGAACAAAAAAAAGGAAACCACAAAGTCTAAATCAACTAAAAAATCAGAAGACACTCCGGTGAGTTGggattttattttgctttttttttttttgttaaatgaaTACTAACTATGGTGCTTACAAATTTATTCCTTGGTGATGCTTTAAGTTATCATTAAGAACTTTTTTGGCATTGTAACTCTTTCAGCCACCAGGATTTGAAGTGCCAAGATATGCTCCATCAAAGAAAAGGACTTCTTCAAAGAAGAACTTATGCATCCCATCTGAATCTTATGATGAAGAAATGCCCCAAACTCCTGCAGAATTTTTGGCTGTAGCATATAGAAATCTTCAAAATTGTAGCAACAAAAGGAGAAATCGAGGTTTTGATCATAATACTAGTGGCTATCCAAAGGTGGATGCTAAGGAAGTCCCATCCTACTCTTGTGAAGACAAGCATCATATCCATGTAGTTAGGGAGTTCTTCGCTACAACCTATGGCAACCTCCTTAGCTATGACCATGATGAAAATAAGATGGATGAGAGTTTTAGTGAAAATGATGACCCAAAGGAATGTGGGAAAGAAAAATCTCATGGCTATTATGAtgaagaaatagaagaaaaagaagaagtactCAATGTGGTCAAAGAAGTTCTAGATACAACACATAATGAAAAAACCGATCAAGGTTTTGAAATAATCAGTGAGCCAGTGATGGATATAATGTTCCCATGTGTTGATCAAAGTAAGGAAGAAACCCCCGATATGGAAGAAAAAATCGAAGTGGTTGAGGAACAAAATGAGCAAAAAGAAAGTAAATCTCATGATCATTGTGATGAAGAAAAAGCAAAAAAAGAAGTACTCAAAATAGACGAAGAAGTTCTGGATATAGAAGATAATGAAAAAATTGATCATGGTTTCGAAATAATTGATGAGGCATTGATGTTCCCAATTTTTGATGAAAACAAGGAAGAAACCCCCAAATTGGAAGAAAAAATAGAAGTAGTTGAGGAACTTGGGGATGCAGCAAAGATTGCAAAGGTGGATGATGATCAATTCTTTTACGGAATTGATGAATTAGAAATGGATATATTGctcaaaaaggaaaaaacacCTGAAATGGTTGAGGAACCAAGGGATGGAGCAAAGATTGATGATCATGTTTTTTATGGAATTGATGAACTAGAAATAGATATAATGCTTGAAAAGGCTAAAAAACCTGAAGCGGTTGAAGAATTTCCAAAGGGAGCAGATACTAACAAGGCGAATCAAAGCGTTGAGAAAAACAGTGAACCAGAGGCAGATATAAGACCCAAAAATGAATTCAACAACTTTGAAAAATTTCTTGATGTTGCCCATGATAGTCTCTTTCAACTGCATGATTTCTTCAATGGGCAACTTGAAATCCCACAAGGTAGGTTCATTTCATCTTGATGGTAACCTGCTCTCCTATATACATATGTGCTTAAATATTAATTACGTGTTTGCTACATAGATATTGAATAGAATCAAATAAAATGGAATCAAATTCATAACTTGATTTCTTCATATTTTCCATTcaatttttcattccattatgTGAATCAAATGTAGTAGTTAATCTTGACATTTGGtctttcttttttataaaaaaaaaaaaaaggaaaatttgaatATCTAATGCCTACCTCTAGATTTTTCTCCTTGCTActaaaaaaaagtaatttttgatTTCTCATTATTAGATTTCTAACACTTCTCACGTTTACAGGATTGAGCATAGAAATGGCAGTGGAAGAATTACAAGGAGGAGGGGCTTGTTTTAGCCAGTCAACTATTGACAATGGCTATGTTTTAGACCAGTTTGGGGACAACCTCTTCTCGAATGAATCGATAAGCAAGGATTTTGAATCCATGTTTCAAACCCTATAAAGGAAACTAAAGCCAACAATTGACGAATATACAGTGATAGATGGATCGACTCTAGCATTTAATTTGTTGCAGTTATATTATTAGTGGCGGTAGCTAGGTTGTGTGTGGTTTGGCATATTatataatgatgatgattatATGGACATCATTGGGTATGTACTTTTAACTATAAACCTTCTAGCTTGTTGTTGGATTTGGATGTTTCAAGTACTCTTGCCTAGTTTGCATGTACTTAAATGCTTTCAGGTTTGATCAACATCTATGTTTCCTTGATCAATAGTAGCTTTTAGTTGTATGGTAAGGTCTCTTATTGTTATCACAGGGAACACATACTATTGGTTAAGAACCAACATGGCTTAAAACTTAAGCCATTAAATTGTGAGCCCATAAAAACAAGAAACTCTCCCTTTTCATTTATTTTCTAATATGGaatattcaatatatatttaCATTTGTTTGTGTGTAAAATGTATAGTTCTTATACTAAGTCCAAAACCAATAAGCGCATACGTGCGcgcacatgcatacatatatatatatatatatatatatatatatatatatatatatctcgacTAAGCACAATCATATATGCTTTTTAATTATTTCTAGCTATATTTTACTCCTTACTATTGTCCACAAGTCATAGATATATGCAtacttttccatatatatattttcacgCCTATTCTGCTTAGTAATTGTCCAAAATGCATACATGTCCATAGacttccacacacacacacacacacacacatatatatatatatatatatgctttcccAAACAAGATATCATCCTAAAAAAAACCATGCCCAAAGAATGAATCAAAAAGGAAACAAGGAAAATAAGGAGTCTTTTGCCATAAAATCCTTGCATTATTTCTAATTCAAAAAAatccacaaaagaccaaaaaCAACACATCtccataactctctctctctctctcgctcctcCTAGAGCCAAAATAGCAGAGCCtattgcgtgcgtgtgtgtgtgtgtgtatgtgtgtcaTGTGTATAATTAAAAATTGATTGATATATACTAATATGCTGCCCAAAGACACCAAGAAGTGCCGTTAGAACTctaaaaaaataccataaacactCCACATTTTTTCATCTATTTAAATGACAATATTTGTCTCTCTTTTTTGTTTAAAGTGGGAAATTACCATTTAATAAATGACAAAGTAGTTGAGAAATATGGataagtatatattaaattttggAGTTTTAATAAAAGTCCTCTAAGACACTAAGGGGACTCTGGAGTTCAAATGGGTATACGGTGGGAAAGTGGTTTTTTTCTTGGGCGCGGAGTTCTCATTGTTCATGTGGGCAAAACAAGTAATAATAAATATGACAATAAATGCTTGTAAAAATGGAAAGAAGTTGAAGCGTGCGTTGGAAGCGCTGGCTGTACGCCGCGCTTGACTCTTAGAACGCATTCATTATTTGGTGACATGAAAACAAAATTTCAAGTCTGGCGAAAATTAATTGGTGGAGAAAATAGGGCATACCATTAATGAATCAAGTGCAATGAAACTTGCGTTGATGGTATCCACACTGTAAAGCTTCGCTGgctatttttgaatttaaataataattaatgagCGGAGCGAAGAGAAAAGTATCCTCCCTGAGCCAACTTTACCAATGGACACATGTTTTGGCTCATCACCAAAACCCTAGTGGCCCTTTCCTCACTAAACTTTTGTccattaaaaggaaaaaatatatatatatttttatttattagagTGTGGTTCGATACAATGTACCTACGAGAGCAGGGTCTGACACTGCCCAACGGCCCCAATGGTATTGTTGGGCCACAAGGGCCACCCACATTGTAATTTGTGAAAGTATAAcgtaaaaattaattatttaaaaaaaaaataataagtaaatTTAAAGGCACAATACCAGAAGGTACAAACTATTGAGAgtaatggtgtaatcccaagaggaggtgaattgggtattttaaaattttaatgtacGGAAGcttgattaattttaaaactcaattaccACGTGCGCTCGCTATTTCAATCGCAACGAAAAACTAAATAGCAAACGactataccaatcaacaatctTAAATATATAATCAACTCACAAGGTATCATATTTTTTAGCAAATTAATATTGGCAACAAGATATTTAACCAAACAAGTACTATCTTTTATTTGAACAATTTACCGATCAATGTCAATCAATTCAAACAATTTCAGCTACAACAGCTTTTAGTCTCAACGAGTAATTAAATCATTCCATACATTCACAAATTAACCTCGGCATTTATACCATTCCCAAATCAACTTTAATTCATTCACAGTAAATAAGATCAATAAATATGTGAgtgaaattaaaaagataaatggaaagaagaacaccaaaattttttacaaggttcggtgcCTTGCCTATGttcttgcctcaagcaacctgtTATGAGGTTTTTTTTTACtctctccattcaataggtggagatttctctctcttttcagTAGGTAAAGATACCTCTCAAGAAAAAACACCCTCttgcactacaaaaaataaggttattagtgaatgatcaaaatcgtcactaataaacataaaaccattactaataatattaatgacgtatttataagtattagtgacgatttaaaattagttgctatatctgttgtttattagtaacgaatttttaaaccgtcactaataatgtagtattagtgacgaattataatcgtcactaaaaccccaataccatcactataaattctatttTGGCTTgacacaaattcgtcactaatagtagggtattagtgacgaatttcacaatcgtcactaatacttggcctttagtgaaTGATCATAATTcttcactaatagtgtagtattagtgatggttttaaattcatcaccaatagttgggctttagtgaagaatcaaaaccgtcactaatacttagcctttagtgaatgatcaaaattcGTCatttaatagtatagtattagtgacgattgcgatccttcactaatatctatacacaattattagtgacagttgtgcttcactaatatctatagtttcatcggaattcaacttaaaagcttcgtattcactcgttaacatatcaattctactgtctctaacatctactgtgccttcataggtaacttctaatttctcctaaatttctttggctgttttacacgccattattctattgaattcatttgcatcaagtgcacagtataggccgtttattgcacttgagttaatttacagcattttgtaatctaatTCGGTTAGTTCTttaacttcttttccatctactagtttagtaaggatcagatttccatttgtgacaacatttcatgtcttccagtccattgtttgaaggtagattctcattcattgcttctaaaaggtgtaatttagtccacaaaaaatgggtggtctagttgaggattgaccttcaccaaagggagctactcctatttgtgccatctaggtctttatatagctacttgttaggattttctataacctctctctgataccaattgaaacctaagatGTGGTCCCAAGaggcgggtgaattgggttatttaaaaatttcttagagtctttttaagagttATTGACTTTTTACAactttttaaagacttcttatattcttgttgattaggaaatccacacaaacacttacttcttctattcaactCGCAAcgacaacatacacaaccaattgattaactacTCAAGtcaaacaaacaccatacaagtaaatAATAATACCTTTGCAATAGTCAGCAGttttgtatatgaatgtgcaagttctatagttggcctttgaactaaagattaaaataatatccaaacacttttttttaaaatcagaatttaaataaaccttcagctaataggttttgggttgttaaccaatcaacgtactcctttacggttttcgcaaaaaaaaaaattattaaccaaCATATTCCTTTCAGTTTCCGCGAGCCTAAAAACAAATTAGgatttggtttatttaattttccatatgtgttgtttttatgattaaaagaattacaacatccacgcagtttatattttttctggaatttaaagagagtaagggaaagagagtgacactgttatttttacgaggttaggtttaccccagcctacgtccttgccttaggtcaaccacctaaggatttcactataccttgttcatttcgggtggaacaaaaatttttacaataaccaacctctttttcaggaagagaaacatctctaagcaacaacctatgcttggtctaACGATAcaacaataccttgaaccatcaaagatctagtagaaaagAATGGATATCTaagtacaaaaacactctcaaacacagatcaagttgtacaagttaaatctctaatcgtacttcaaaaccaaaactaaatagaaaatgtgaagctcaaggtttagaagtcaccaaaggttctttcttattgatataaggaTTTTAGATGCAAATTAGAACCAAAGCCTTTTTTAAtctagcaatttcgtagagttttctcccagtaagagtgtgagcaagtataagctttaggagaactttagcgtAGAAATCGTGTAATGCTTGAGTGTCTATTTTCATTGagtaaggg
This window contains:
- the LOC131160106 gene encoding uncharacterized protein LOC131160106 isoform X2, which translates into the protein MEEQHRSNENDIFFLLPLSERHKDWFSQKRKRTSGRYDTYYCNLWSNSVFRSRVEVVKYIFFDTSPEKNKKKETTKSKSTKKSEDTPPPGFEVPRYAPSKKRTSSKKNLCIPSESYDEEMPQTPAEFLAVAYRNLQNCSNKRRNRGFDHNTSGYPKVDAKEVPSYSCEDKHHIHVVREFFATTYGNLLSYDHDENKMDESFSENDDPKECGKEKSHGYYDEEIEEKEEVLNVVKEVLDTTHNEKTDQGFEIISEPVMDIMFPCVDQSKEETPDMEEKIEVVEEQNEQKESKSHDHCDEEKAKKEVLKIDEEVLDIEDNEKIDHGFEIIDEALMFPIFDENKEETPKLEEKIEVVEELGDAAKIAKVDDDQFFYGIDELEMDILLKKEKTPEMVEEPRDGAKIDDHVFYGIDELEIDIMLEKAKKPEAVEEFPKGADTNKANQSVEKNSEPEADIRPKNEFNNFEKFLDVAHDSLFQLHDFFNGQLEIPQGLSIEMAVEELQGGGACFSQSTIDNGYVLDQFGDNLFSNESISKDFESMFQTL
- the LOC131160106 gene encoding uncharacterized protein LOC131160106 isoform X1, encoding MAVSSKKASQNSNMLKIQACIDDKENDLFNKCWKRLPKETIIKMVNHLQQKLNVPSPIQWSDEGTIKDVLMKIPISLSQIRSCSIGNTPIRMEEKTCETYDLMEEQHRSNENDIFFLLPLSERHKDWFSQKRKRTSGRYDTYYCNLWSNSVFRSRVEVVKYIFFDTSPEKNKKKETTKSKSTKKSEDTPPPGFEVPRYAPSKKRTSSKKNLCIPSESYDEEMPQTPAEFLAVAYRNLQNCSNKRRNRGFDHNTSGYPKVDAKEVPSYSCEDKHHIHVVREFFATTYGNLLSYDHDENKMDESFSENDDPKECGKEKSHGYYDEEIEEKEEVLNVVKEVLDTTHNEKTDQGFEIISEPVMDIMFPCVDQSKEETPDMEEKIEVVEEQNEQKESKSHDHCDEEKAKKEVLKIDEEVLDIEDNEKIDHGFEIIDEALMFPIFDENKEETPKLEEKIEVVEELGDAAKIAKVDDDQFFYGIDELEMDILLKKEKTPEMVEEPRDGAKIDDHVFYGIDELEIDIMLEKAKKPEAVEEFPKGADTNKANQSVEKNSEPEADIRPKNEFNNFEKFLDVAHDSLFQLHDFFNGQLEIPQGLSIEMAVEELQGGGACFSQSTIDNGYVLDQFGDNLFSNESISKDFESMFQTL